A genomic segment from Aspergillus puulaauensis MK2 DNA, chromosome 1, nearly complete sequence encodes:
- a CDS encoding WSC domain-containing protein (COG:S;~EggNog:ENOG410PZYI;~InterPro:IPR002889;~PFAM:PF01822;~SECRETED:SignalP(1-18)) has protein sequence MKLTTAFAVLPFALVASARQQANYIGCFTSSGSLENQGSYTFQTVGYCINVCNGGDFKYAAVQKNNCLCGNNVPKQADMTDDGQCSSLCPGFAHDNCGGRDAWSVYFGVNGSKPDWLSSSSVAVTSTSTESTPTTSTTSAITSTSTSTSSEPANSSSVSLTSSANVSTKAPASASTSSMEPTPTPNSASRRLSFMF, from the exons ATGAAGTTGACTACTGCTTTCGCTGTTTTGCCATTCGCCCTGGTTGCTTCCGCAAGACAACAGGCCAACTACATCGGCTGCTTCACCAGCTCGGGCTCGCTCGAAAACCAGGGCTCTTACACGTTCCAGACTGTGGGCTACTGCATTAATGTCTGCAACGGTGGAGATTTCAAGTACGCCGCGGTTCAAAAGAACAACTGCCTTTGCGGCAACAACGTCCCGAAACAGGCCGATATGACCGACGACGGCCAATGCAGCTCCCTCTGCCCTGGCTTCGCCCACGACAACT GCGGCGGTCGTGATGCGTGGTCGGTGTATTTTGGAGTCAATGGATCCAAGCCGGACTGGTTGTCGAGTAGTTCCGTTGCTGTAACAAGCACTTCTACTGAATCTACCCCCACAACCTCCACAACCTCGGCTATTACTTCGACCTCTACTTCTACCTCCTCGGAGCCTGCTAACTCGTCTTCTGTATCTCTTACATCTTCCGCCAATGTATCCACGAAAGCCCCTGCATCCGCTTCAACCTCCAGCATGGAGCCAACGCCCACCCCCAACAGCGCGAGCCGCCGTCTCAGTTTTATGTTCTAA